A part of Mustela erminea isolate mMusErm1 chromosome 9, mMusErm1.Pri, whole genome shotgun sequence genomic DNA contains:
- the RRAS2 gene encoding ras-related protein R-Ras2 isoform X3 has translation MREQYMRTGEGFLLVFSVTDRGSFEEIYKFQRQILRVKDRDEFPMILIGNKADLDHQRQVTQEEGQQLARQLKVTYMEASAKMRMNVDQAFHELVRVIRKFQEQECPPSPEPTRKEKDKKGCHCVIF, from the exons ATGAGAGAACAGTATATGAGAACTGGCGAGGGTTTCCTGTTGGTCTTTTCAGTCACAGATCGAGGCAG TTTCGAAGAAATCTATAAGTTTCAAAGACAGATTCTCAGAGTGAAGGATCGTGATGAGTTTCCAATGATTTTAATTGGTAATAAAGCAGATCTGGATCATCAAAGACAG GTAACACAGGAGGAAGGACAGCAGTTGGCACGACAGCTGAAGGTAACGTACATGGAGGCGTCAGCCAAGATGAGGATGAATGTAGATCAAGCTTTCCACGAACTTGTCCGGGTTATAAG GAAATTTCAAGAGCAGGAATGTCCTCCTTCACCAGAACCAACacggaaagaaaaagacaagaaaggctGCCATTGTGTCATTTTCTAA